The window GGCGGCCACCCGGTCGACGTGGTGGCGCCGCACCGCCGTCGATCCCACCCCACGGCTGAGGACGTCGCCGGCGAGCATGTCGACCCACCGCAGGGTCTGCTGTTCCGGGTACCAGACCGGGCCCTCGCCGTGCTCGGCGACCGGATCGGTGAACTGTTCGGCGTGCATCCGCGGGCCGCTCCTCCGGTTCCGAGTGGCCGCTCAGCGAAACACCGCAGTCGGCGATAAGTAATATTAACGAAACCAAAGATAGTCTTGAATTCGCGCGATACAAGCCTGGTCGGCGAGCAATTAGTATGATAATTTCGCTTCCGCTCCGTGAGGCAGACGGCCGGCGTGCTGCTCCCGGCCACCACCTCCGCGCCCGAGTAGGCAAGGAACAGACACATGTATCGCGCTGCCATCGTGGGCACCGGCGGCATCGCCGCCGCCCACGCGCAAGCATTGACCGACCATGATCGTGCCCGGCTCACCGCGGTCGTCGACCTCGACGAGAACCGGGCCCGCACGTTCGCCGGGTCCTGGAACGTCCCGACGGTCGCCCCCGGCCTCACCACCCTGCTCGAGACCGGTGACGTCGACTTGGTGCACGTGTGTACGCCGCCGTCGACGCACGCCCCGCTCGCCCTGCAATGCCTGCGCGCCGGGGTGAACGTGATCGTGGAGAAGCCGCCCACCCTGTCGCTGGCCGAGCTCGACACCCTGGCGGAGGCTTCGCGAGCCTCCGGGGCGCACCTGGCCACCGTCTTCCAGCACCGGTTCGGTGCCGGGGCAGCCCGGCTGCGGGCGATGGCGGCCGCGGGCGACCTGGGCCGGCCGTTGCTGGCTACCTGCGAGACCCTCTGGTACCGCGACGCCGCCTACTTCGAGGTGCCGTGGCGGGGGAAGTGGGAGACCGAGGGCGGCGGCCCGACCATGGGTCACGGCATCCACCAGTTCGACTTGCTGCTGTC of the Actinoplanes sichuanensis genome contains:
- a CDS encoding Gfo/Idh/MocA family protein; translated protein: MYRAAIVGTGGIAAAHAQALTDHDRARLTAVVDLDENRARTFAGSWNVPTVAPGLTTLLETGDVDLVHVCTPPSTHAPLALQCLRAGVNVIVEKPPTLSLAELDTLAEASRASGAHLATVFQHRFGAGAARLRAMAAAGDLGRPLLATCETLWYRDAAYFEVPWRGKWETEGGGPTMGHGIHQFDLLLSVLGPWERVTAVAARRDRHVDTEDVSMALVTFADGTIASVVNSVISPRQVSALRFDYSHATVELSHLYGYTDADWTVTPAPGHAAVAERWAQSPSAVQSGHDGQFAAVFDALDSGTAPPVTIEETRRTMEFVAALYASAFTGTPVNAGDIGPDSPFATRMDGAGAPWRAVRIG